The nucleotide sequence atcataagGAGTTATTTTCATCGAGATGTTACTGTAGttgtcatttatttgtttgtatttttataatggtTGCGTATAAAGTTTGTGTGTTAGTGAGCATACTTTGTATGTGTTTTGCTATTGGATTTGGTTCAGTCGGTAAGTTATTATCATATTTGCTGGTTCTTAAAATGAGTTGGTTGGTTAAGCGTTTCTTACAAGGACAAATTGACTGATAAGGGTGTCATCATATAGAAATAGATAATTTGGGAACTTGAGATTTGAATCATTTGTTGGTTCAGCAAACTGCTTATGTACAACCTTCAGGTCTCTAATGGAGGGCCATAAAATACTAATGAGTTAACATTAAAAACTATGAAGTTCAGTTGTAGTAAGGAGTTATTCCCGATCAGTCAATATTTTAGTTTGATTACACATTTAAATTGCTTGACACTCAATATTAAGCTAAGGTCAAACAATAGATAAGGTGAGATCGTTAAACTTTGTTATTGTATTCAAACTGATAGCTCAGAACCACGtggtcttgtttatttttttgtacgaCCAATTTTATAGCATCTATCGactttttagttattttgtttcaaaCCAACTTTCCAGAAAGGAGGAGATTCGCTCCTCGGACGATCgtctttttaaatacatttgaaTTACCTATATTCTTATGTTCATCCATGCTTGTTGCTCAGTTTGCTTGTTCAGTTACTGAGTTGGATACTCACacacaataattttgaaaatcttttatttcttttttattcagaCAGACCATGTGCGGCTCGTAAGATATCAGGGAAATCGGTGGTATGTGTGTGCAACGCTACTTACTGCGATACTGTCACCCGGGAACCGCTTGCTAGTTACGCATACAAAGCATACACTAGCTCACTGGTAAGATAGCCCCAGATAACTTTATCCCATTACTgaaatactttaaattaaacGCAATAAGATTACAATCATAGACGATAGCTTTTACTACCTCCATATTTATGCAATCGATATGACGGACGTGCAAAAAACCTCAACTGTGCACCGGCAGGGCTTGTCAGAGGGTATAATTTCCAGTTTTAAAATCGATTTACGAACTTTCGTCGTAGGATAACGTAGTCAATCGATAAGTCCTCCTTGCGGCTATCGACTGGGAGAGTTTCTTAATTgatcttcttttctttttttcagaGCGGATTAAGGTTTAACAAAACCCAGGCTGCATTGAAACGGCTTAATAATACTGGTAGGTTATTCCATTTTTATGCTAcctgtaaaaacaaaattgccaAAACAAAATGTGACGTAAcccaacccacattgagcaagcgtggggATTAACGCTCCATCCTTCTCTGTGAGAGAAGGccagtgcccagcagtgggacgataaaggCTGATGATGCACCACATACAGAACTCACATAAAGATGTATCGGCTCCAATTCTTGCGAACTTATTTTAACTCCAAAAGACAGTATATCCATaagactatgagagtgaaggaatagtgagtgcacttgtgtctgcgcaaatgcttgtgcactgtaatatgtcttgcgcagttggctaatccccttacgtacCCGATAATCgcctaggaggacatcatcatcatcatcatcataagatTACTCTTCTCTTTCTCAGACGTAGAATGTTCTGCAACAACACTAGTGCTGCACCCAGACACGATGTATCAGACGATAGAGGGTTTCGGTGGAGCGGTCACTGACGCCGCCGCCATCAACTGGAAGAACCTCAGTGAGCCGCTGCAGAAATATCTTATTGAGTAAGCtgttctaatataataaaccgAGACCTCGCGAAGTTATCCAAAGAAGAAAAAAGGGGAATGTAGAGGGACACttaagcaaataaatgtttctttctttctttcttggGCTTACTTCGACCAACTTTGTCTTGCTATAGGTCCTTTGTCATTGGCTCCGGTTAACTTTTGCTAGTATAGTAACTTAAAAGTAAGTGAAAAAAAGTAGTGTGGAGGCTGCTAAAAGCTCaagagattgtttgtttgttatctcAATAATCTTCAGTCAAAAATTTTTCAGTCTTCGACAGCCCATATAAAGAGGAAGACTATACTACTGTTTATCAgagtgcgcgaagtagttccgACGGGATGCTGGTAGAACCGCTGTTCGAAGCTATCGGAATACTTACAGTGTAAATCCCCATGTACTAagtaatataagtaaataataagcttATATCCTTGCTCCCACAGCTCATACTTCAGCGACACTGGGTTGGAGTACAACATGTTGCGCGTGCCCATCGGCGGGTCGGACTTCTCCACGCACGCGTACGCCTACAACGAACTGCCCGCTGATGATGCACTACTCACTAACTACACGCTCACTATTGAAGATTTAAATTATAAGGTGAAGATTCTTGGTCTACTTACTTGCTACTCGATTGGTATAATAGAAAAGCATAATTGAGTATTCCCGTGTATTCGTTTCAGATCTTTAGTTAGTTAGCTGCACCTTCATGATTCAAAAATTAGACAGTTGCACGTACTTATACCCTATCCACCGATTTTATGAGTAATCTTATGCTGCCTCTTTTATCATTCCTAGTTTAACTGGacgtgtttttcttttttttattcttttctgtattGTTCTATTAGATTATACCTAATCTAAGTAGTTCTTATTTCTTTATATCCTAGTACAGTTTTAGTATTTTCACCATCAGGACAGTCGCTTATCAGTCATTCAAATAATGTATTCCTTGGAGATCATAATAACGAGTACATCGTTCAGTCCTCTTTCTTCGTTTGCATAACTAATCAATTAACAATGCCGTTTCAGATACCAATGATAAAGGCGGGTATGCAAGCGTCAAGCTCTCCTATCCACGTGATTGCGACGACCTGGTCTCCACCTCCTTGGATGAAGAGCAACAACGCGTACACCGGACACAGCCAGCTCAAGCCGCAGTATTACCAGACATATGCTGATTATCATTACAAGTAAGATTTCTTTTAGTGGAAGGTATAGTTCGTGAATTTGATGGTGATCCGTTACTAAATTGAGAGCCCCAGATACCTAATCTAcatattaaagttaaaacaaaaacgCTTATTCATAAAGAACGTTTAAGCTTGGTTACTTCGCAGTTGAGTTAGTATGACCCATTTAGATCTGGTTAGTTAACATGCTCAGTGCAAAAATCTCCCATCATTTCTCATCGCTTTGCTTAATTTAATAGGAGCAAGAAGGTCCATCATGTAAaccattttgttattattgtgagGCTGTTAAATCAAAATCTTGTTTTTCGTAAGGCTAAGTAGATTCGTTTCTCTGCAGAAATACATACATCTGCATGTTATGTTAATGAATACGATTCGAACTTTGTCTTATGTTACTGGCCAACGACTTTCACTCGGTCCGTGAAGTTCATTAGCCTCGGCAGGACCAACAATTATTATCACTAAGAGTCagtcggtttttttttcaacgaaatacgaGATGATATCAGAAAAGATTTTGCTTGAAAAGCAGTCTAAAAGAACAATGTAGCATACATATAtaccattatatttatttgcattttacaggttccttcaaaaatatttagagaATAGTATCTCAATATGGGGCATCACGACCACTAACGAGCCTACCAATGGTCTGGTCGGCATCCTGAACTATATCAACGATCTAGGATGGACTGCTGAAAGCATGGtaagacattatttttgtttgaaaaatctcAAATTGACAATCTTATGGCCAGGATTTCTGAAAACTCCAAATGAAATAGAGTTAAATAGGGAATAATTTATgtggttaaaaataagtatacacAAGAGTATTTTTTTCTGGATTCTTAATTTCTGAGCCGACATGAAAGCAAATGAATAAAAAGCTATGTATTACGTCAGCATGTACAGAATACATGCTGACGTAATACATTCAttacatcatttatttattcctaaaaTCTAAAATTTCAGGGTAATTGGATCGTGAACAACCTGGGCCCGACTATACGTAATTCGACTTTCAaggatgttaaaatattaaCCGGAGACGACCAGAGACTTACGCTTCCCTATTGGATCAATGTGGTGAGATTTTGAATAATTCAATTGAAATGATAACGATTTTCCGCATTAAGCATATCGTCTATTTGGGTGCTACAGTTCTATGTAATAGGTTGCCTAAGTAactcgaggaggtcagataagctgcatacggtgagactggaagctgaccccaacatacataGATGGGAAATgcgaggcagatgatgatgggtGCTAACTGTCATACCCAGATGCACTTACATATTAAACTCGTACCAACTTCACTTTGAATGATAATATAAATCTATTATTTTCATCTCCAATATAATTTACTTTCGTCTTCCattccaaattttttttttctttttttaacgacgtcaaaaatcatcaaatgacccctcccgctgtgggttagcagcggagagggagtgtcagactcttactgactaaaaaccgtcgtgttccgtcataggccttttgtgtaccagggccgcggtatctctttcgaacaacccgcccatataaccatttttgcgaacttaacgtaaccgtttcgacacttagcgtcgacactgatctatctcgaaacataatctcgtcgacgttccgtgttagcgccgtcgctgcatctaaaaatggggaagatctcgacacaataaacaagtaacatttggtttctaatttacgtCGCCGTGTCGTAACATTGTTACCATGTTTTAACCAGAGTTAgcactaatcattcaatcattcattcgttcgatcaatttcgttggctcgtgcgtgagtgacacgacgaatacaaaatacaagaaatcccataatgatggtttacttaccttgagttgatgaactcaaggtaagttaacaaagttttagtttttattaattaatatggtttataatgctcaaatcttattgggaaaaaaagtttactgtgtaatttctttgaatatgttgatatttccaacgcgccaccgtaatatcatgttttcataattctggcgaaagaaaaacttttgttaaataaaataaaaatataaaattatgcacatcgagtgcttaaaagcttccatttaaatacaatatcaaatattttaatcctaatacaaattattttagcaagatttactcataaaattgataaataatgaactatgaaaaaacatttttgatgtttgttatgaaaaatatgctcgtcgcaactagtcacaaagttacgataatgtgtcgacacgtgtcgacatgttacggtaaattgttacaaaattactagatttttaagatggtttctcttaatatttggttacagtgtttcccaaagtttttatcaagtcaagatgccttttttcattgttctaaccaaaggaggctcatcagaattaatatcgcttgtgccgagtacttgagttaaagacgaagacgtcttgttttggccgagaaaacgaaaaaacagcgatttggagctcgaaagttgaaactttggcactagggactataccactaagctcctccactaaattccgtactgttttcctgtaaatggcctagaaaagaataagttttaagttcaataaaatgggtatccgtcaatgtgccctaccaacaatgcacatcatgaaaaaaatattaggtattataataaaaaaaaaaaaacttgtgtacgagtacaattaggtacttgagatattttgggacgtacttatttcttttactcttctgtaaaaagttgaagtccatcggaatttacgtaaggtttttggttgtttactcattttaaatttcattaaatggttgataatggcagaaaacatagacagtttgagaataactggctctcgtcatgtttttatatatgcaagttattgttaaagtgttctggaacatcgactacacatgttactacccagttacaacacaattgtgtcaacattgcacactggttacaaaccaaacgcaaagtttctaaaatgtgtggttacaaattaagctgtaaagtatcgacacagcgaccacacaaagttactgaatctagtttccgtcacatttttactgaaccgtTACAACTCACAAAAGCTAATCCCTACACAGTCACGTTGTGTCGTATCAGTTACGAAACTGTTGCGACttgttacatctttatcatatctgcgaccaaaaatggctgtatgggcgcagccccggcaggccttggccctactgggccccgctggggttgctgacatctctttgaggagcgcgtggaacaacgcgcgccgtcgacacgggtctgtcgtctaagcagacagagggacgatgagccacccgaactcaccgcccacagacccacgcctacggtggccgggagtcatctcgcgacacccggcgcccatggtgtctacctggtccagcgcggcggccgggatgagaggtgcaaactctctggcgttccgcctcctccttctcgagcatgaccgcttcgcagaaggagacgacggcatcccattccctctcgccccggaccatggcctgaaccatggccggacgcgagaggtcgccgccgcccaaagcctcgacgaggacccggcggtgcccctcccatgcggggcacacctggactgtgtggtccacgtggcggtgcaggtacctcccgaaacaaccgtgtccggtgaggacctgcgtcatgcggtacgtgagggcgccgtgactcctcccgagccactcctcaaagaggggacttaccgccacgatggtggcgtgcccttctTCCATTCCACCTCATACATACTATAAGTTCGTCTGTATCTTTCAGATGATAACGGAGCATCCAAAAGTGCTGGACTACATCGACGGCATAGCGGTGCACTACTACACCGACTTCATAACTCCTTCTGCTGTACTCTCCGAGATCACCAGGACTTATCCTGACAAGTTCATCATTGCTACTGAGGCTTGTGAAGGTAAGGTCTGATTCACGTAAATGAAGTCGTTCTGTTACGGAAGTTTACATGCTACTAGTTGTtcccctggtccataaaatccGAAATCTTTTAATTATATGACCCTTTTCATCCGAGTCCTGAGGATTTTTTGAACCGCACCATCCTTTCTTAGGCTTAAAACTGTACATATAAATGTGAAAGCCAGGTAAATAGACAgagtaattttcatatttttagcattatttatttatgtaagtatagtatttttatgggccttagatgcctgatttaaataaataaaattgtgaggATGAAACCTCaaaaaactaagtaggtatttaggtaTGCCTTATATGTGACAACGATGAAAAACTATGACTATGCATGACTAAGCTTATCTTCTATGGTTGAGCACGGAAGAAGGCATTTTACAAATCAGGATAGTCTATTTTCATTGTCATGTCTAGTTTtcaatatgatgatgatgatgatgtcctcctagccgattatcggctacggcggctgttctcatgtaaggagattagccaactacgcaggacatattatagtgcacgagcatttgcgcagacacaggtgcactcactattccttaactctcatagcccgatgggacggtaatccgacacgaccggagagagatcaggcgcaggaccgacatttacgtgctctccgatgcacgggtgtatcaatcaccagcttccaggctccgggctgctttgtgaaagtcttctaaaacccacaaggcgatttcggcccgactcgggaatcgaacccgagacctcgtgcttagcagccgcacttgcgacagcttgACCAACGAGGCAGACAAGTTTTCAATATAACTCCACACCGATTCCTATCTCAATTGATGCAGACGTTTACCTAAGATAAAAATAGCATAGAACAATCGGGCAACCAGCAATCAAAAgtaatatgttttaattttcatattggcaattgttattgttattttttacgttgttcactgcctcgttggtctaggggtctcaagcgcggctgctgtgccagaggtctcgggttcgattcccgggtcgggccgaaatcgctttgtgggttttcttaaactttcacaaagcagcccgtagtctggaagttggtgattgattcacccgtgcatcggagagcacgtaaatgtcggtcctgcgcctgatctctctccggtcgtgtcggattgccgtcccatcgggttatgagagtaaaggaatagggagtgcacctgtgtctgcgcaaatgctcgtgcactataatatgtcctgcgcagctggctgatctccttagatgagaacagccgccgtggccgaaatcggccgtggacgccattttttttttcatttttacgtTGTAGGCACGATGCCGTTCGAGAAGCATCATGTCGACATCGGATCCTGGATCAGAGCTAAGAAGTACATCATTGACATTATAGACGTATGTATAAATCTTACTGCTTGCTGTCACTCCAGTGGAACCTATCACATATATGACCCTTCTTAAGATTTTCGAAATTCAGCATGCATTGTGATAGAGGTGTagtctacctatatttttttgagaGTTTGGGCCATTGGTTGATAGCACATGAAAAATAGTGTACTATTTAAAAGGCTTGCCACTATACAAAATCGCTTTTCTCTTTGTCGTTCTTCAATCAATTCGTAAAGAATTTCAGagtatttcattttcaaaatttctaataCAGGACATGAACCACAACGTAGTTGGCTGGATTGACTGGAACTTGTGCCTCAACGTGCAAGGAGGTCCGAACTACATAAAGAACTTCGCAGACTCCCCGATCATCGTGTTCCCTGAAAAGAACGCGTTCGTCAAACAGCCCATGTTCTACGCTATGGGACATTTTTCTAAGTTCGTACCGCGAGGGTCACGTAGGATCGGGGTCACCCGCAAGTGTGGGTGGGGCCCGTCCTTGTGGAGCGTCGCCTTTATGACCCCTAGGCAGAATGTGGTCGTCGTCTTGTATAATGAGTGAGTATAGCATGTTTAGATGAGAGTTTAGACTAATTAggcttataaaataatagtgaCGAAACAGATTAACAGTTCAAGAATATACTGGCTGCATTAGCATAAGAGGACGTATATATAGATATTATGCtgagaattttatattttttatataataaattatgcaaGGTTCACACTTTTCCGCTATGTGCTGATTTAAACAACAATAAGACAATTATAGAATGTGGCCATGACCTAGACGCACGATCAGCAAGGTAATTTACTAACATAtttgttcatatatttttaaagcataatatttttttttcagccaCAACAAATCAGTGAAGGTTAATCTCCAGATAAACGGCAATGAAGCTACTTTGGTAATGGTACCCAACTCGGTGACCACTGTGGACTTACCACCATACCTGTAAATAGGTAATTTTCAACTGATTAGGTATAATATATGgctatattttttggaaaagttttatgaaaatgtaGGGCTTCTAAAAAACTATCCGAAACTATTAACCTACAAGGGGTTACGACATAAACTACATTGTGATTCGCAGAGGTAGGCACTTATTGACAATCAGTGATTTAAGAAAATGTTGATGGTGCAtttatattaatgttaattaatagATTGTAAGAACGTTTTTGAcacatttgtttacatttttttttcaaataaatgaaaaacactttatgagtttttttttgttttgagttgttGATAAATACTTGCATTGTTGCGCTCGTAAACGTCGGAAGTGGAAACACCTTAACGATCGCAAAATGGACCATTTATGATAATCCTGTGTGGACAGAATTATTACATTTTAGTCGCAGAATGGCGCAAATTACCACATATAAATAGTTTACGTGCTGATTTCTGAACATTTACTGCATAATGACGACTGAGCGTAAGTACAATAAGGTTAGGTTATATGAGGTGTTATAGTATGTTAGCTATTGAAgctataaatattgatattgcaATCTATTTTAAAGATTACGAAAAAAATGTACGCCAGGTTTTGTTCAGGTTTATTAAGgccctgaaaaatattttgacgtgGTAATGACCTAGAGACAAGAAAGGGTTTATAAACAAAGAGATCTAATATCTAGGTATATGATGGATGATCCTCATTCAAGGTTATCGATGACGCCTTAGTGATGCgtcatttacaaatatttttcagacGGATTTCATTTTTCAGAACGAAGAATCAAAATATAATGTACTGATCGCGACAAAGACAACACTTGGGACCTAGGCTACAAAACAAGGTTTTATTGACAAAGAGATCTCATACACGATTGCAAGTTATATGTTGGATGATCCTCATTCAAGGTCAGCGATGACTCCACAGTCATGCGAGTTCTATACTCTCGTATGTTCGTGACACAGGAAGGCGTTGTTACACTGTCGGTCACGGCGCTGCGTCACTCACTAATCTCGTTCAGACGATATTACGTGATTGGTTCAATAGGGTAACTGCGCTTTTGTGTCTGCTTGGAAAAAAGgttaatacatttaatttaaaaaaaaacagttcgtTTTTCAAAAGGAATCTTTTTttaatggagtttcttgccggttcttctccataagactaactctttggaaccgcgCAACTAGTTTGActtttcgaaagagctttcgtcgacctaattgaaataaaaaacaaatcgaCACATGAGAGACCTGCTATTTTTTGCTTCTAAAAATTTGATGGAAACACACGGACAAGTAATAATGTTCTTCGTCCATATTGAaagattaacaaaatattataccgCTTATTCATATGGAGAACCACAATGGAAAACAAATCGTTTTAGTGCAGTTCACCGCTATGTGATATGAAAATGCACTGGGTAACCACAACGTGTAAATATTTGGTCCTATAGTCATAATTTATAGGAGTCAGTAGTTTTGGGCTTTTTAAACTAATAGGATAACTGCAATTTAAACTCCTGTTTATCCTCAGAAAGTCACAAACATTTGAATGTctaaaagtttttcaaatagGATTCAATTTTAAGGCAATATTAACAAGAGGAAGATGATTCCACCATCATtaaatcgtcccactgctgggtaagGCGTCCTCTcccacggagaaggattgagcattaatcaccacgcttgctcaatgcgggtggtgatttcagactatagtcgaggtttcctcaagatgttttccttcacctttttcgCAGCCATTGGTgcccaagatatacttagaaagtacatacaaacttagaaaagttgcattggtacttgcctggcctggaatcgaacccacacccacatgctcgagaggttggttctttacccactaggccaccacgacttttttgatGTCTTCcaggttattataataataaaattaaacttactgAATATTCATTTACTTAATTCGCATTTCCTTGAAGTAGCATAACATAGCTTAGTCATCAGGTTGAGTGGTCGCCCTAGTATCTACGGCTTCGCGGTGACTCACGCCGTAAACAGAATTACGACTATTATTACCAGCAATAAAACCAGTTGTGATGCTTCTTCAACAATATGTGCGTAAGCTCTTTGTTTTACTTACGAAGTATTATTTCTAGTCAGCTTTTTACTAAGTAAGGTTATGATTGTTTAGggaagagctcgtggctaaatCAAAGCCGtcgtcgatcgatcataaggttcaAAGCGTGGTCGGTCCATGGATGGTTGACACGGTGTCATAACgagtgtttcggaaggcacgataaactatAGGTGCCGACTGCCGGTTGTCagttgaatatctttggcagttgttgcGGGTAgccaaaagccagaaagtctgacaaacagtcttGTCTTattgggcaacccaatacaagGAGTATAacccggtaactgggttgagggcaCAAGATAGGGCAGTCGTTTTTTGTAAAGCACAGCTGCATCCCGTtgaactggaagccaacccgaAAAGGTTAAGGAGATGATGGATGAATATTGAGTTTCTGCGAGCAGTCGAATAACGTCGTTGCTTGGTTTCCTTTAAGCCTCAAGATATTCCAGCACTTAAACATAGAAATAACAACACTCAGAAtgttataatttcattttttccttCAAATTGTGTTGTTAAACTTTATTCActgatattttgttttcttggaGTTGTTTTTACCCACGACCCACATACTGATATCAGAAACTTAAACACGACAATATGACACATTACCTTTGTTTGTTATACTCATGTTATAAGTAATGAATCACTAATTATTAAACTGAAGACAAATTGGGATTAGCTTTGAAAACAATTCTTAATAACATGTTGCGGTAAAACAAATCCGAAgtaattcaaataataacttCCTTATTTGAGGTTTGTACTTAACCTACTGACAAGTATATTAATTAGCAGGAGACTAGAAAAaactttgaaagaaaaaaactaaaattaaacttCAGAGGCAGAGCCTTCCGTGGCGATTATAAGCAAAAACAATTTTTctagataggtacttacaaaaCATGTCAAGACCCAAAAATATGAACttcttttcccaactaggtaTATTAGGGTCGgttttcagtctaactggatgcatcAAGTTTGTAATCGTGGTGTACAAGTAAAAGTTTAGATGTATTAGGTACCGTCTCCAGATTCCCATCTACAATTTGGTCCATTGTCAACATTAAATACTAGATTTAACAGTGGCAGTGTTAACCTGTTGTAAGTTGTTCTTCCTACTTTTTTGTAGATGGAAGATCTGGTCTACTCCTAAAAGGATGTGTTATACGACGTATCTTTATTGATGTTAACAAGTAGCGGCAAAGTATTGACTTTACCTTGTTCTTGCATTTTTTTTCTCGTCCTTCTTTAACTTTTTTTCTCCCCACTTAGAGCTTGTTCATATCATCAGTCATTGCGAAAATCTCAAAATACATCCTAAATCCATATTTACTACCTTTGTTCTTCGTAGTGCCTACTTGTTTCCTCATAATATCTACAACTAGCGGTTACTTAACACaagttttatgaatgaaaacgCTAAATCAACAACACTTCTCAGAAACTGTCGCGCGCTTATTCAGACCGTTGAAAGGTCAAAGGAGTCCGTTCGTTTTAAACGCAATCCCTGCGACGCACCGGCCAGTCTTCGACGAGGCGTCGACGCGCGACGTGCACGCGGATAAACCAAAATTCTTCAAAATGTACAGTTTGTCGGCAATTGGGGTGTTGTTGGCGATATGTGGGGGTGCCTTCAGCCACACGTATCACTTGGGAGCATGCCCGGTCGTCGAACCGATGCCCGGCTTTGAAATGAACAAGGTAAGGAACTTATTactgtatttttgttgttagtgtttgtttttattattgtgccGGGACCAAAGGGATCAGGGTCGTGATCGTGAGATTAACAATGACCGTTTGTGAGCTCCACCAGCGTGACTGTGGGGACAaagaaagaacatagaatatGTATCAAGAAGTATGCAAAACGTGGGTAGGtatttttgttcataaaaaacaataacattaagATAGTCCGAAGCGCAGAGAATATTAATAACAATCTAG is from Helicoverpa zea isolate HzStark_Cry1AcR chromosome 19, ilHelZeax1.1, whole genome shotgun sequence and encodes:
- the LOC124639753 gene encoding lysosomal acid glucosylceramidase-like, whose amino-acid sequence is MVAYKVCVLVSILCMCFAIGFGSVDRPCAARKISGKSVVCVCNATYCDTVTREPLASYAYKAYTSSLSGLRFNKTQAALKRLNNTDVECSATTLVLHPDTMYQTIEGFGGAVTDAAAINWKNLSEPLQKYLIDSYFSDTGLEYNMLRVPIGGSDFSTHAYAYNELPADDALLTNYTLTIEDLNYKIPMIKAGMQASSSPIHVIATTWSPPPWMKSNNAYTGHSQLKPQYYQTYADYHYKFLQKYLENSISIWGITTTNEPTNGLVGILNYINDLGWTAESMGNWIVNNLGPTIRNSTFKDVKILTGDDQRLTLPYWINVMITEHPKVLDYIDGIAVHYYTDFITPSAVLSEITRTYPDKFIIATEACEGTMPFEKHHVDIGSWIRAKKYIIDIIDDMNHNVVGWIDWNLCLNVQGGPNYIKNFADSPIIVFPEKNAFVKQPMFYAMGHFSKFVPRGSRRIGVTRKCGWGPSLWSVAFMTPRQNVVVVLYNDHNKSVKVNLQINGNEATLVMVPNSVTTVDLPPYL